The Paenalcaligenes faecalis genome has a window encoding:
- the flgC gene encoding flagellar basal body rod protein FlgC → MSSFSIFQIAGSALTAQSQRMNVTASNIANADSAAGPDGQPYKARHVVFQVTPLADPASQAAGVGGVRVSAIKQDNTPGRLQYDPHHPLANEDGYVLMPNVDVVAETVNMISASRSYQANVEVVNTTKSLMMRTLTIGQ, encoded by the coding sequence ATGAGCAGTTTCTCCATTTTTCAGATTGCAGGTTCGGCATTGACCGCCCAATCGCAACGTATGAACGTCACCGCCAGCAATATTGCGAATGCAGACAGTGCAGCGGGCCCAGATGGGCAGCCCTACAAGGCGCGTCATGTTGTTTTTCAGGTTACTCCTTTGGCTGATCCCGCCTCTCAGGCGGCCGGAGTCGGCGGGGTACGCGTGTCTGCCATCAAACAAGACAACACGCCAGGGCGCCTCCAGTATGACCCTCATCACCCATTAGCTAATGAAGACGGCTATGTGCTCATGCCAAACGTAGATGTTGTTGCTGAAACCGTAAATATGATTTCTGCCTCACGCTCCTATCAGGCCAACGTAGAGGTGGTTAATACAACGAAAAGCCTCATGATGCGCACTTTAACTATAGGTCAATAA
- the flgF gene encoding flagellar basal-body rod protein FlgF: protein MDRIIYTAMNGAQRLLEQQSAVSNNLANINTTGFREQLAIQRAVPLQGGALFPTRVSTATVTPGTKNEQGALAETGHALDVAIRGDGWFAIQTPTGEAYTRAGDFSVDANNMLVTKQGFPVLSADGGPVELPDRGSVTFSTDGQISALGAGDNPRDIQIMGQLKLVNPDMAEMVRGDDGWFRLANGAVAQPDDQVSIASGFVEKSNVNPAEAMVAMINNTRRFEMQMKVISDASTREEKANSILSTNG, encoded by the coding sequence ATGGATCGCATCATTTATACAGCCATGAATGGGGCGCAGAGACTGCTAGAACAGCAGTCCGCTGTGTCCAATAACTTGGCAAATATCAATACCACTGGCTTCAGAGAGCAGCTTGCCATTCAGCGTGCCGTACCCCTACAGGGTGGGGCGTTATTCCCAACTCGGGTCTCCACGGCAACCGTAACGCCGGGGACTAAAAATGAACAGGGTGCGCTGGCCGAAACCGGTCATGCTCTAGATGTGGCGATCCGTGGTGATGGTTGGTTTGCGATCCAGACTCCAACAGGCGAAGCCTACACGCGTGCAGGTGATTTCAGCGTAGATGCGAATAATATGCTGGTGACTAAACAGGGTTTTCCTGTGTTATCTGCTGATGGTGGCCCAGTGGAATTACCAGATCGTGGCTCTGTGACGTTTTCGACTGATGGGCAGATTTCAGCCTTAGGTGCGGGTGATAATCCGCGTGATATTCAGATCATGGGGCAGCTTAAATTAGTCAACCCAGATATGGCAGAGATGGTGCGCGGTGATGATGGCTGGTTCCGGTTAGCCAATGGTGCAGTGGCCCAGCCAGATGATCAGGTCAGCATAGCCTCCGGCTTTGTGGAAAAAAGCAACGTGAATCCCGCCGAGGCCATGGTTGCCATGATTAACAATACGCGCCGCTTCGAGATGCAAATGAAAGTCATTTCAGATGCAAGTACACGCGAAGAAAAGGCCAACAGTATTCTTTCGACTAACGGCTAA
- the flgG gene encoding flagellar basal-body rod protein FlgG, whose translation MIRSLWIAKTGLEAQQTNLDVISNNLANVNTSGFKRSRPVFEDLMYQTIRQPGAQVGAANQLPTGLQLGTGVRTVATERIHSQGGLNNTGHSLDVAIQGRGYFQVEMPDGTFAYTRNGQLQLDQNGQLVTAGGYPLQPPVNIPDNALQIEISRDGTVSVTQPGAVGTSVEVGQLQLTTFVNTSGLQSMGENLFVETDASGAANFLQPGMDGAGLILQEYTETSNVNVAEELVNMITAQRAYEMNSKAVQTSDQMLGRLTQI comes from the coding sequence ATGATTCGCTCACTTTGGATTGCGAAAACGGGTTTAGAAGCCCAGCAAACAAACTTAGACGTTATTTCTAATAACTTGGCCAACGTGAATACGTCAGGCTTTAAACGTAGTCGCCCTGTTTTCGAAGACTTGATGTATCAAACTATTCGTCAGCCTGGGGCTCAGGTGGGCGCAGCAAATCAATTGCCGACGGGCTTACAGTTGGGCACGGGTGTGCGCACGGTAGCGACAGAGCGCATTCATAGTCAGGGTGGATTAAACAACACAGGCCATTCCTTAGACGTAGCGATTCAAGGGCGTGGTTACTTTCAGGTTGAAATGCCTGACGGAACTTTTGCTTATACCCGTAACGGTCAGCTGCAACTGGATCAAAATGGTCAGTTGGTAACAGCAGGTGGATACCCATTGCAGCCACCAGTTAATATTCCTGATAACGCATTGCAAATTGAAATCTCTCGTGATGGTACTGTGTCTGTTACTCAGCCCGGAGCCGTAGGAACCAGTGTAGAGGTGGGCCAGTTGCAGTTAACTACTTTTGTAAATACCAGCGGTTTACAAAGTATGGGCGAAAACTTATTTGTAGAAACAGATGCCTCCGGTGCTGCTAACTTTTTGCAGCCAGGCATGGATGGGGCTGGCTTGATCCTGCAGGAATACACGGAAACCTCGAACGTGAACGTTGCTGAAGAACTGGTTAATATGATCACGGCGCAGCGTGCTTACGAAATGAATAGCAAAGCCGTACAGACTTCCGATCAGATGTTGGGTCGCTTGACT
- a CDS encoding flagellar hook capping FlgD N-terminal domain-containing protein — protein MTTVNNVNGNNPAGAALASARGRVDLMGDTQDRFLTLLITQLRNQDPLNPMENDQITSQLAQLSTVQGIQQLNDTLLGLAGQMDVSQSMQAAALIGKDVLVPGSKISLGSDPENPEIKTATPFGIDLMSGADKVVVTILDGSGKAVREMEVDAKAAGIYSLEWDGRDNTGVVLPDGAYSVEVKATIGDGAPVAAEALRSGRVDSVAYTTQGLQLNLGLAGNYSLLDIRKIM, from the coding sequence ATGACAACGGTAAATAATGTAAACGGTAATAATCCGGCAGGTGCTGCTCTGGCTTCGGCGCGAGGTCGTGTGGATTTAATGGGTGATACCCAAGACCGTTTCTTGACGCTTTTAATTACACAGCTACGCAATCAGGATCCATTGAACCCAATGGAAAATGATCAAATTACAAGTCAATTGGCTCAGCTCTCTACCGTGCAGGGCATTCAGCAACTTAATGACACCTTGTTGGGCTTGGCTGGGCAAATGGATGTGTCACAGTCTATGCAGGCTGCTGCGCTAATTGGTAAAGATGTATTAGTACCGGGCTCTAAAATATCCTTAGGCTCAGACCCTGAAAACCCAGAGATTAAGACCGCTACTCCGTTTGGTATAGACCTCATGAGCGGTGCAGATAAGGTGGTGGTGACTATTTTGGATGGCAGCGGCAAGGCCGTGCGTGAAATGGAGGTCGATGCTAAAGCCGCAGGCATTTACTCCTTAGAATGGGATGGTCGCGATAATACGGGTGTAGTTCTGCCAGATGGGGCCTACAGCGTAGAGGTAAAAGCCACCATTGGTGATGGTGCTCCCGTAGCAGCAGAGGCACTTCGTTCAGGTCGGGTAGATAGTGTTGCGTACACAACCCAAGGCCTACAGTTAAATTTAGGTTTAGCAGGTAATTACTCGCTGCTAGATATTCGCAAAATTATGTAA
- the flgE gene encoding flagellar hook protein FlgE, translating to MGFGQGLSGLNAASQNLDVIGNNIANSSTVGFKSASIAFADVYASSRVGLGVQVASVNQRFTTGNLSTTGNQFDMAIDGDKGLFRMLDPSGVVVYSRNGQFAPNRDLELVNAQGHRLTGYMANADGTISAELGPIKVPVGNIDPKATTNSTIKANFDSRSEGIAGSNTGMVGTGVAPDIVYKPAFDLNNPENYTHSLPMTVYDSLGNPHQLTQYFVKVEGSGNTWDVYYKFGDKFISSVAGTTEGSSGTADAPGSSSSGIGAAGGEYGVNDNMLKHRLVFDSAGRIVGPHADFDDEGKLITVHPYELSITDIGADGSPAANLTITLDYNGSTQFGGDFSPASTQNGYTTGEYASMSIASNGDIIANYTNDESKVMGQLVLADFNNLNGLKPIGGNAWIETGVSGAANLGKPGTNGLATLKGQAVEESNVDMSQELVNMIIAQRTYQANAQTIKTQDQILQTLITLR from the coding sequence ATGGGTTTCGGACAAGGCTTAAGCGGCTTAAATGCGGCTTCACAAAACTTAGACGTTATTGGTAACAACATTGCTAACTCCAGCACCGTAGGCTTTAAGTCTGCTTCTATTGCATTTGCTGATGTCTACGCCAGTTCACGTGTTGGGTTAGGTGTACAGGTAGCCAGTGTAAATCAACGCTTTACTACAGGTAACCTCAGCACCACAGGCAATCAGTTTGATATGGCCATTGACGGTGACAAAGGGTTGTTCCGTATGTTGGATCCAAGCGGTGTAGTCGTGTATTCACGCAATGGTCAGTTTGCACCGAACAGGGATCTAGAGCTCGTTAATGCCCAAGGACATCGCTTAACCGGTTATATGGCCAATGCCGATGGCACTATTTCTGCTGAACTAGGTCCCATTAAAGTTCCTGTGGGTAATATTGATCCTAAAGCAACCACTAACTCAACGATTAAAGCAAACTTTGATTCTCGCTCAGAGGGTATTGCTGGCTCTAACACAGGGATGGTCGGGACGGGCGTAGCCCCAGATATTGTATACAAACCTGCCTTTGATTTAAACAACCCAGAAAACTACACACACAGTTTACCTATGACGGTCTATGACTCTTTAGGTAATCCACACCAATTAACTCAGTATTTTGTTAAGGTCGAGGGTAGTGGAAATACATGGGATGTTTATTATAAATTTGGTGATAAATTTATAAGTTCCGTGGCTGGAACTACTGAAGGTTCCTCAGGCACAGCCGATGCTCCGGGTTCATCCTCATCAGGTATTGGAGCAGCAGGAGGGGAGTATGGGGTAAACGATAATATGCTTAAACATCGTTTAGTGTTTGACTCCGCAGGGCGTATAGTTGGGCCCCATGCTGATTTTGATGATGAGGGGAAGCTAATTACAGTTCATCCCTATGAGCTGAGTATAACTGATATAGGTGCTGATGGGTCTCCCGCTGCCAACTTGACTATTACTCTTGATTACAATGGTTCTACCCAGTTTGGCGGTGATTTTAGCCCTGCATCTACACAAAATGGTTATACCACGGGTGAATACGCCAGCATGTCTATCGCTTCTAATGGTGACATTATTGCTAACTACACCAACGACGAATCCAAGGTCATGGGGCAGTTAGTATTAGCTGACTTTAATAATCTAAATGGCCTAAAACCCATTGGTGGTAATGCATGGATTGAAACCGGTGTGTCGGGTGCAGCGAACTTAGGCAAACCTGGTACTAACGGCTTAGCTACCCTTAAAGGTCAGGCCGTAGAGGAATCCAACGTAGACATGAGCCAAGAGCTGGTCAATATGATTATTGCGCAGCGTACGTATCAGGCTAATGCACAAACCATTAAAACACAGGATCAAATCCTACAAACACTGATTACATTACGCTAA